The DNA sequence CGGGCTGGTCAACTTCCTGTTTACGCTGCTGGCCATGAACTTCATCGACCGGTTTGGCCGCCGCAAGCTCATGCTGATCGGCTCCTTCGGCCTGATTGCCACCTTGGGCCTGGTGGCCCGCTCGTTCTACAGCCAGGATTTCAGCGAGCTGAACGGCATGCTGGTACCAGTGCTGCTGTTCGTCTACATTGCCTTTTTCGCCTTCTCGCAGGGGGCCGTCATCTGGGTGTTCATCTCCGAAATCTTCCCCAACACGGTGCGGGCCAAAGGCCAGGCCCTGGGCTCGAGCACGCACTGGGTGCTGGCGGCCGTCATTGCCTTTGCCTTCCCGTATTTCGCCGAGAAGCTGGGCGGCGGCCACACCTTCCTGTTCTTCAGCTCGATGATGGTGCTACAGCTCATCTTCGTGTGGCGCTTCATGCCCGAAACCAAAGGCACCAGCCTGGAGCAGCTCGAAAAAACGCTGGTTATTCATTAAGTAGAACGTCATTCCGAGCGCAGCGTAGCGAAGTCGAGGAATCTCGCGGGCAATGGTAAATATTGGCATTGCAACGTCAGCACGCGAGATTCCTCGGACTCTGCTTCATGCGCAGAATGCTCGGAATGACGTTCTTTTCTAAGCACTAAGCACTAAGCACTAAGCACCAAAAACTCATGTCTGAAAACATAGTCTGCTTCGGCGAAATCCTGTGGGACGTGCTGCCCACCGGCAAGCAGCCCGGCGGGGCACCCTTCAACGTGGCCGTGCACCTGCACCAGCTGGGCGTGCCCGCCGCGCTGATCAGCCGCGTCGGCGACGACGAGCTGGGCACCGAGCTGCTCGACTTCATCACCAGCAAAGGCCTCAGCCCCGCCTACGTGCAGGAGGGCAAAACCCACCTGACCGGCGTAGTGAAAGCCAACGTGGACGATGCCAACGAGGTGACTTACAAGATTGTGCACCCCGTGGCCTGGGACTACGTGCAGCACGAAGCCCGCCTCGATGCCCTGGTGGAGCAGGCCGATATGTTCGTGTTTGGCAGCCTGGCCGCCCGCAGCCCCGCCACCCGCGAAACGCTCTACCGCCTGCTGCCCCACGCCCGGTTCCGGGTGTTCGACGTGAATATGCGCCCGCCGCACTACACCAAAGAGGTGGTGAAATACCTGCTGGGCAAGGCCGACCTGGTAAAGATGAACCACCACGAGCTCCAGGAAATCATGGGCTGGTTTGGGGCCGAAACCGACCCGGGCGCGGCCATGCAGTGGCTGGCCGAGCGGTTTGGGCTGCAAGCCGTGTGCGTCACCTGCGGGGCCGATGGAGCCCTGCTCTGGACCGGCAACCACCTCTACCGCGCCCCCGGCGTGCGGGTTGAGGTGAAAGACACCATCGGCAGCGGCGACTCGTTTCTGGCCGCCCTGCTCAAGGGCTGGCTGCGCGGGCAGGAGCCGGGCGAGTGCCTGCGCTTCGCCTGCGCCACCGGGGCACTGGTGGCCACTCACCTCGGGGCCACGCCCGCCTTCACCGAGGCCGACGTATACGCGCTGACCTCACCCCCGGCCCCTCTCCTTGAAGAGAGGGGAGCCTGACGCAAGCGCACAGCAAGCCGCAACGGCACAAGAAATTATGGCCATTTTCTTTAATTAATCCACCCCCAAACACCTGCGCCGCCGTGGCTCCCCTCTCCCGTGGAGAGGGGCCGGGGGTGAGGTTGCCCACCCCATGAAAAAGTCTTTCCTGCTGGCCTTGTCCCTGGCTTCGCTGACCCACCTCACCCAGGCCCAGACGGCTGCCCCGTTGCCGCCGGCCACGCCCCAGTACCGCCCGGCCTACCACTTCTCGCCGGCCCGGATGTGGATGAACGACCCCAACGGCATGGTCTACTCCCAGGGCGTGTACCACCTGTTTTTCCAGCACTACCCCGAAGCCATGGTGTGGGGCCCGATGCACTGGGGCCACGCCACCAGCAAAGACCTAGTGCACTGGCAGGAGCAGCCCATTGCCCTGTTTCCGGACAAGCTGGGCTGGATTTTCTCGGGCAGCGCCGTCATCGACGAAAACAACACGGCGGGCTTCGGCAAGAATGCCCTGGTGGCCATCTTCACCCACCACAACGACCCGGAGGAAAAGAAAAAAACCAACCGCCACCAGTACCAGAGCCTGGCCTATAGCCTCGACCAGGGCCAGACCTGGACCAAGTACGCGGGCAACCCCGTGCTGCCCAACCCCGGCATTCAGGACTTCCGCGACCCGAAAGTGAGCTGGAACACCGCCGCCGGCAAGTGGATCATGACCCTGGCCACCAAGGACCGGATTACGTTTTATTCGTCGCCCGATCTGAAAGCCTGGACCAAGGAAAGTGAGTTTGGCGAGAAGCTCGGGGCCCACGGCGGCGTGTGGGAGTGCCCCGACCTGTTTCCACTGACCCTGGACGGCAAGCAGCAGTGGGTGCTGCTGGTCAGCATCAACCCCGGCGGGCCCAACAGCGGCTCGGCCACCCAGTACTTCATCGGGCAGTTCGACGGCAAAAAGTTTACGCCCGCCAGCACCGCCACCCGGTGGGTCGACTACGGCAAGGACAACTACGCCGGCGTGACTTACGCCAATACCGGGGCGCGCCGCATTTTCCAGGGCTGGATGAGCAACTGGGAATACGCCAACCAGGTGCCCACCTCGCCCTGGCGCAACGCCATGACCGTGCCCCGGGAGCTGGCCCTGCGCAAAGTCGGCGCCGACGTGTTTCTGACTTCCCAGCCGGTACCGGAAATCGGGCGGGCCCTGACGGCTGGCAGCGTGAAGCTCCAGAACCTGACCGTGAAGCCCACCCTGGATTTGACCGGCAAGCTGCCCGGCCTGGGCGACAAGTTTCAGCTGAAAATGAGCACCCGGCAGCTCACCGATTTTGCCCTGGTGCTGGCCAACGGCCGCGGCGAGGAACTGGTCATCGGCTACGACAAAAAGGCCAATGAATATTACGTCGACCGGAGCAAGTCGGGCCTGGTGGCGTTCAGTGACAAGTTTCCCGGCCGCCACGCCGGTCCGCGCCGGGCCACCACGCCCGCCGCCGACCTCACCCTGCTCGTCGATGCCAGCTCGGTGGAAGTGTTTGCCGACCAGGGCCTGACGGCCCTCTCGGAGCTGTTTTTTCCCTCCGAGCCGTTTACAACCCTCACGGTAAAATCGGCGGCCGGCCTGAGCATCAGCGAGCTGAGCTACAGCCGGCTGGCCACGGAGGCAAAATAGGCCTTGCTCAATCTTCGGGAGGTAGTGACGCAGAACGAAGCTGCCGAAGAAATAAAAAGCTGCTCTGGCCGGGTGCCGGGGCAGCTTTTTGCTTTTACAACCCGCTCTGGCAGCGGCATATTCCGATATCGATATATCCGCTACTTTTAAGGCGCAAACCACACCTTACGACCCCGCTATGAGCAACCTGATTCAGTTTGTCGCCAACCACGACGACCTGTCCACCGACAAGGGATTCCAGTTCAAATTTTATTGTGATAAATGCCGTAACGGCCACATGTCGCGCTTCAGCCCCAACAGCATCGGCATTGCCGGGGAGCTGATGCGGGCCGCGGGCAGCCTCTTCGGTGGCCACTTCTCCGACGCCGGCAACGCGGCCTACCACGTGCAGCGCGCCATCGGGGGCAAGGCCCACGACGAAGCCCTGGAAAAAGCCGTGCAGGAAGGCAAGCAGTACTTCAAGCAGTGCACCCGCTGCGGCCACTGGGTGTGCCCCGACGTGTGCTGGAACCACAAGGCCGGCCTCTGCGAAGACTGCGCCCCCGACGAGCACGAGGAGCTGGCCTCCCAGCAGCGCCAGGCCGCCAAAGAGCAGATCTACACCAAAACCCGGGAGCAGAACTACACCGGCAACCTCGACTTCCTCAACCAAGGCGCCGTGGTGCAGTGCTCCAACTGCCAGGCCACCCTCGACGCGGGCAAGAAGTTCTGCCCCGAGTGCGGCACGCCCAACGTGGCAGCCCAAACCAAGGAAAAGTTCTGCGCCGACTGCGGGGCCAGCGTCAAGCCCGGCCAGCGCTTCTGCGCCGAGTGCGGCAAGCCGCAGGGGTAGGTGAAGTGGTGAAGTGGTGAATGAGTGAATGAGTGAATGAGTGAAGTTTACGTTGGTGACGCCTGGCATTGCGCGGGGAATGGCCCGTTATTAACCTGTCCGGCGTCCCGTTATTTTCGCAACGTATTGCCAGTACACAAGAAGAGGGAGCTGCGGCTCCCTCTTCTTGTGTACTGGCTACAACCAAATGGCGACCTACTGGCTCGGTGCCCGTTTGGCCAGCCGGCGCAGGCCGTAGCCGGCTCCGGCGGCCAGTAGCAGGCTGATGCCGCCATCAATGGGGGCATTGGTCGCGCCGGGCTGCGGGCCGCCGTTGCCGGGGCCCTGGGCCCGGGCTTGCTGAAACCGGCTGCCGAAAGTTACTAGCAGCAGGGTCACGAGGAAAAAGCGAAAAGAAGAAACGATATAGCGCATGGGAAAAAGCAAAGACGATGTGAAAGAAAAAGTATCCGGTGCGCGGCGTCAGGCAGAAGCGCCGCGCACCGGATAGCCTGGTTTACTCAACCACCAAGCGCTTCGTAACGAGGCCCTCAGCGGTGGTCAGGCGCAGCGTGTACACGCCTTTGCTCACCCCGGTCAGCGGCAGTTGCGCGTCCTGCTGGGCGGCGCGGCCGGCGGCCAGCGTCTGGCGCCGCACCGTCTGGCCCAGGCTATTAACCAGCTCCACCGCTACCGTCTGCTGACGCAGGGCGGCGGGCAGGCTGATAAATACAGCCTGCTGCGCCGGGTTGGGGTAGAGGCTCACTTGCTGGGCTAGCGCGGCCGGGGCCGTGGTCAGCACCTTGCTCTGGGTCAGCAGCAGCGAGAAGCGCGGGGCCTGCGAACCTGCCACGGCCGAGAACGTGTAGCTGGGCTGCTGCGCCAGGTCGACGA is a window from the Hymenobacter aquaticus genome containing:
- a CDS encoding carbohydrate kinase family protein encodes the protein MSENIVCFGEILWDVLPTGKQPGGAPFNVAVHLHQLGVPAALISRVGDDELGTELLDFITSKGLSPAYVQEGKTHLTGVVKANVDDANEVTYKIVHPVAWDYVQHEARLDALVEQADMFVFGSLAARSPATRETLYRLLPHARFRVFDVNMRPPHYTKEVVKYLLGKADLVKMNHHELQEIMGWFGAETDPGAAMQWLAERFGLQAVCVTCGADGALLWTGNHLYRAPGVRVEVKDTIGSGDSFLAALLKGWLRGQEPGECLRFACATGALVATHLGATPAFTEADVYALTSPPAPLLEERGA
- a CDS encoding glycoside hydrolase family 32 protein, whose amino-acid sequence is MKKSFLLALSLASLTHLTQAQTAAPLPPATPQYRPAYHFSPARMWMNDPNGMVYSQGVYHLFFQHYPEAMVWGPMHWGHATSKDLVHWQEQPIALFPDKLGWIFSGSAVIDENNTAGFGKNALVAIFTHHNDPEEKKKTNRHQYQSLAYSLDQGQTWTKYAGNPVLPNPGIQDFRDPKVSWNTAAGKWIMTLATKDRITFYSSPDLKAWTKESEFGEKLGAHGGVWECPDLFPLTLDGKQQWVLLVSINPGGPNSGSATQYFIGQFDGKKFTPASTATRWVDYGKDNYAGVTYANTGARRIFQGWMSNWEYANQVPTSPWRNAMTVPRELALRKVGADVFLTSQPVPEIGRALTAGSVKLQNLTVKPTLDLTGKLPGLGDKFQLKMSTRQLTDFALVLANGRGEELVIGYDKKANEYYVDRSKSGLVAFSDKFPGRHAGPRRATTPAADLTLLVDASSVEVFADQGLTALSELFFPSEPFTTLTVKSAAGLSISELSYSRLATEAK
- a CDS encoding zinc ribbon domain-containing protein, translated to MSNLIQFVANHDDLSTDKGFQFKFYCDKCRNGHMSRFSPNSIGIAGELMRAAGSLFGGHFSDAGNAAYHVQRAIGGKAHDEALEKAVQEGKQYFKQCTRCGHWVCPDVCWNHKAGLCEDCAPDEHEELASQQRQAAKEQIYTKTREQNYTGNLDFLNQGAVVQCSNCQATLDAGKKFCPECGTPNVAAQTKEKFCADCGASVKPGQRFCAECGKPQG
- a CDS encoding PID-CTERM protein-sorting domain-containing protein; this translates as MRYIVSSFRFFLVTLLLVTFGSRFQQARAQGPGNGGPQPGATNAPIDGGISLLLAAGAGYGLRRLAKRAPSQ